Sequence from the Panicum virgatum strain AP13 chromosome 5N, P.virgatum_v5, whole genome shotgun sequence genome:
TATACAGGAAGGTGGCCATGCTGTCGGGGTCGCGAACCAGCAGAAAGCCTTGCGCGGTGGGAGAGACAATCTTGTTCCGCAGGACAATGGTTTTGATTGGAGATTACAATCCGATTCGCTGATTTCGACAACAAGCGCAGATCCAGTTCGGATTTTCGGAACAGTTTCCGTCCCGTGTTCCGATGCCGATTCTCTTTCATAACGTGTTCATATTTCACAATTTCCAGGTCTATTTAAGATGAGTTTACCCTACACCTCTGCATCCACCGGCGAGATCATGTCCTCCTTGGCTGGCCAGCAGCTGCCGGCGATGGAGTTGCCCTGCCTCGCCTTCCACCTTTGCGGCCGCTCCACGCCGTTGTTTAGCGCACCCGAGCAAAAGCGCATCACGGCTGCCGGTGACATGGAGGAGATCCTGAAAGGCAAGGTTGTCTGCCCGACCGCACAGGGCCACCTGCTGGTCCGCGACCCCGCAACAGCGGCGACCTTCCTCTGCGACCCGCGGAACGGGGACAAGACccacctcccgccgctccgTGGAGTGGAGGGCAGCGTGCTGGTGGACTCCCACTGCCTGCTCTCCGGCGAGCCGGCGTCTCCCGGCTgcgtcgtgctcctggtcgagCCCGACGACACCTCCATCTGGTACGTCCGCCCGGGGGACGACGACCGGTGGGTGAAGCACGACTACGACATCGGAACCATGGTCCTGGACCACGACGAGGGCCTGCAGGAGAAGGAGGTGATCTGTCCGATGGCGGCGTGCCGGGGCAAGTTCTACTTCAACTCCCTCCCGACCGAGCTCGGCGTGCTCGAGTTCTGCCCCGGGCCAGTGTTCAGCTCCATCGAGATTGACGACACGATCGCAGCCGATGGGAGCTACGGGTGCGAGGATGGTGGTAAACCACGCGATGTGCACCTGGTGGAGTCCGACGGTGAGCTCTAC
This genomic interval carries:
- the LOC120675771 gene encoding uncharacterized protein LOC120675771; translation: MSLPYTSASTGEIMSSLAGQQLPAMELPCLAFHLCGRSTPLFSAPEQKRITAAGDMEEILKGKVVCPTAQGHLLVRDPATAATFLCDPRNGDKTHLPPLRGVEGSVLVDSHCLLSGEPASPGCVVLLVEPDDTSIWYVRPGDDDRWVKHDYDIGTMVLDHDEGLQEKEVICPMAACRGKFYFNSLPTELGVLEFCPGPVFSSIEIDDTIAADGSYGCEDGGKPRDVHLVESDGELYMVNLLCTNTRRDRIYRASVHRMDFAEGRWRKVKDLGGRVFLLSLFYFGASCSGGHGLRKDCVYMVYPVKKAMLVFDVEEGTIEMRNLDDEVPASDKAFWVLPTNCEE